A window of Halobellus sp. LT62 contains these coding sequences:
- a CDS encoding HalX domain-containing protein — MSADLPMVLVVEDEPDLADLYATWLKDEYRVRVAYGGREALDELDDEVDVVLLDRRMPDLSGDEALAAIRERDVGCRVAMVTAVEPDFDIVAMGFDDYLVKPVSRSSLKETVESLLRRNRYDNGIQELFALASKKALLESEKDAATLDAHEEYQELTDRVRELRSQLDETLSTFDDEHDFTAMYRDLSDEVDVDDDQSE, encoded by the coding sequence ATGAGCGCTGACCTGCCGATGGTGCTCGTCGTCGAAGACGAGCCGGACCTCGCCGATCTGTACGCAACGTGGCTGAAAGACGAGTATCGCGTTCGCGTCGCTTATGGCGGACGCGAGGCACTCGACGAGCTCGACGACGAGGTCGACGTCGTGCTTCTCGACAGGCGGATGCCCGACCTATCGGGCGACGAGGCGTTGGCAGCGATCCGCGAGCGGGACGTCGGGTGCCGCGTCGCGATGGTTACCGCCGTGGAACCCGATTTCGATATCGTCGCGATGGGATTCGACGATTACCTCGTCAAACCGGTGTCGCGGAGCTCGCTCAAGGAGACCGTCGAGAGCTTACTTCGTCGAAACCGCTACGACAACGGGATTCAAGAGCTCTTCGCGCTCGCCTCGAAGAAAGCGCTTCTCGAATCCGAAAAGGACGCTGCAACGCTCGACGCTCACGAAGAGTACCAGGAGTTGACTGACCGCGTGCGCGAACTGCGCTCTCAGCTCGACGAGACGCTGTCGACCTTCGACGACGAACACGATTTCACCGCGATGTACCGCGACCTCAGCGACGAGGTTGATGTCGACGACGACCAATCCGAGTAG
- a CDS encoding DUF7503 family protein: MSENDSNAVAQYLANHPRAMGVLFTALLLLSQAGTVVAGNHGAINGP; encoded by the coding sequence ATGTCCGAAAATGACTCGAACGCTGTCGCACAGTACCTCGCCAACCACCCCCGCGCGATGGGCGTCCTCTTCACGGCGCTGCTCCTGCTCTCGCAGGCAGGCACGGTGGTTGCTGGGAATCACGGCGCGATCAATGGTCCCTGA